In Mus musculus strain C57BL/6J chromosome 14, GRCm38.p6 C57BL/6J, the following are encoded in one genomic region:
- the Gm5795 gene encoding alpha takusan-like: MFSWLLRLCQKENGDEGETRPTEKEEGILSHEKGRRKSFLRRHRSARNTSTQNSKMTKKRSKINELEELKLDMRKISNDMEEMCGILNLYMYEDLNYRMNTEFNIIKSQHEKTMLDMDKMTQSIIISMKFSEELLKDNYSYSIKQKHRLRECTQLKEKVRILLNENRKLLVEQAGTQVSHGEEKRFCEEASKNICASSAKEQQV, translated from the exons atgttttcctggctgctcaggctatgtcagaaagagaatggcgatgaaggagagaccagaccaacggagaaggaagagggaatcctttctcatgaaaaaggaagaaggaagtcattcttgagaaggcaca ggtctgctagaaatacttcaacccaaaattccaaaatgactaagaagagatcaaaaataaatgaactagaagaactgaaattagatatgaggaagatcagcaatgacatggaggaaatgtgtggaatcctgaacctttacatgtatgaggatttgaactacag aatgaacactgaattcaacatcattaaatcacaacatgagaagacaatgttggatatggatAAAATGACCCAGTCCATAATTATTTCCATGAAGTTCTCCGAGGAACTGTTaaaagataactattcctacag catcAAGCAGAAACACCGcctccgtgagtgcactcaactaaaggaaaaagtgaggatattactgaatgagaacagaaagctgctggtggagcaggctggaaCGCAAGTGTCccatggggaagaaaagaggttctgtgaggaggccagcaagaacatctgtgcctcaagtgccaaggagcagcag